One part of the Mesorhizobium sp. M4B.F.Ca.ET.058.02.1.1 genome encodes these proteins:
- a CDS encoding LysR family transcriptional regulator — protein MQPNPTLDQLQILVAVADTGSFSAAGRKLNRAQSVISYGIANLEAQLGLKLFEREGTREPQLTDVGRAMLEDARRMIGVLQRMRSRVDGHHQGLEAEVALSVDAALPSPVLVRVLKAFEAQFPTVMLRLHIGTLGVIPDHVLSGQADLGIGGMLGEVDVHLVRIGFMSIVLAAAPSHPLALLPKPVTLEDAREHTQLVVTDQSERTKGRDFGVFAYRTWRLTDMRTKHMLMREGLGWGGLPRWLIADDLASGRLVELDLEVFREARSPLFAMHRNDSSPKPAAAWLIDRFKRGLGCFNEMEPGVWTEEEPETDRRSAP, from the coding sequence ATGCAGCCCAATCCGACGCTCGACCAGTTGCAGATCCTGGTGGCGGTTGCCGACACCGGCAGTTTCTCGGCCGCCGGCCGCAAGCTGAACCGGGCGCAATCCGTCATCAGCTATGGTATCGCCAACCTGGAGGCGCAGCTTGGGCTGAAACTGTTCGAGCGCGAGGGGACGCGCGAACCGCAACTGACCGATGTCGGACGGGCGATGCTCGAAGATGCGCGGCGCATGATCGGCGTGCTGCAGCGGATGCGCTCGCGGGTCGACGGCCATCATCAGGGACTGGAGGCCGAAGTTGCGCTGTCGGTCGATGCGGCGCTGCCGTCGCCGGTGCTGGTGCGGGTGCTGAAGGCGTTCGAGGCGCAGTTTCCGACCGTGATGCTGCGCCTGCATATCGGCACGCTTGGCGTCATTCCCGATCATGTGCTCAGCGGGCAGGCCGACCTCGGTATCGGCGGCATGCTGGGCGAGGTCGACGTCCACCTCGTGCGCATCGGCTTCATGTCGATCGTGCTGGCCGCCGCGCCCAGCCATCCACTGGCGCTGCTGCCGAAGCCTGTGACGCTCGAGGATGCGCGCGAACATACGCAGCTCGTCGTCACCGACCAGTCCGAGCGCACCAAGGGACGCGATTTCGGCGTCTTCGCCTACCGCACATGGCGGCTGACCGACATGCGCACCAAGCATATGCTGATGCGGGAGGGGCTTGGCTGGGGAGGCCTGCCGCGCTGGCTGATCGCCGACGATCTGGCAAGCGGCAGGCTGGTGGAGCTCGACCTCGAGGTCTTCAGGGAGGCGCGTTCGCCGCTTTTTGCCATGCATCGCAATGACAGCAGCCCGAAGCCGGCTGCGGCCTGGCTGATCGACCGGTTCAAACGAGGGCTCGGCTGCTTCAACGAGATGGAGCCGGGCGTGTGGACCGAGGAGGAGCCGGAGACAGACCGTCGATCAGCGCCATGA
- a CDS encoding TetR/AcrR family transcriptional regulator, which yields MQRESARRSNRDRTEATRADLIDAARKLFTEKSYAETGTPEIVAAAGVTRGALYHHFADKQALFAAVVEQEAAAVAEEVERASPASLPARDALIAGSDAYLAAMRAPGRTRLLLLDGPAVLGRSAMDEIDNRHGNRSLREGLVAAMREQSMARLPIEPLTALLAAAFDRAALAVEAGASSGDYRAVLMALIDGLSPAPPRSTRPAPSR from the coding sequence ATGCAACGAGAATCCGCGCGCCGCTCCAATCGCGATCGCACCGAGGCGACGCGCGCCGACCTGATCGACGCCGCGCGAAAACTGTTCACCGAAAAGTCCTATGCCGAGACCGGCACGCCGGAGATCGTCGCCGCCGCCGGCGTCACCCGCGGCGCGCTCTATCACCATTTCGCCGACAAGCAGGCGCTGTTTGCCGCCGTGGTCGAGCAGGAGGCTGCCGCGGTGGCCGAAGAGGTCGAGCGCGCCTCGCCCGCCTCGCTCCCTGCCCGCGACGCGCTGATCGCCGGCTCGGACGCCTATCTGGCGGCGATGCGGGCGCCGGGCCGCACTCGGCTGCTGCTGCTGGACGGGCCTGCCGTGCTCGGCCGATCCGCCATGGATGAGATCGACAACCGCCATGGCAACCGTTCGCTGCGCGAAGGCCTCGTCGCGGCGATGCGCGAGCAGTCCATGGCAAGACTGCCAATCGAGCCGCTGACCGCATTGCTCGCCGCTGCCTTCGACCGCGCCGCGCTTGCCGTCGAAGCGGGAGCATCGAGCGGCGACTACCGCGCCGTGCTCATGGCGCTGATCGACGGTCTGTCTCCGGCTCCTCCTCGGTCCACACGCCCGGCTCCATCTCGTTGA
- a CDS encoding VOC family protein has protein sequence MKTTSYYPVLMTGDVAGTKEFYVEHFAFKPLFESDWYVHLQSTEDRRVNLGIVHGDHETIPEEGRGRTSGLLINFEVGDPDAVYERVVAAGLPILRSLRDEPFGQRHFITSDPNGVLIDVIKPIPLSPEFQAQFVQEVEGG, from the coding sequence ATGAAGACGACGAGCTACTATCCGGTGCTGATGACAGGCGACGTCGCCGGTACGAAAGAATTTTATGTCGAGCATTTCGCCTTCAAGCCGCTGTTCGAGAGCGACTGGTATGTGCATCTGCAGTCGACCGAGGACCGCCGGGTCAATCTCGGCATCGTGCACGGCGACCACGAAACGATCCCGGAGGAAGGACGGGGCCGCACATCAGGTTTGCTGATCAATTTCGAGGTTGGCGACCCCGACGCGGTCTATGAGCGTGTCGTGGCGGCCGGCCTTCCGATCCTTCGCTCGCTACGCGATGAACCGTTCGGCCAGCGCCATTTCATCACCAGCGACCCGAACGGCGTGCTGATCGACGTGATCAAGCCGATCCCATTGAGCCCGGAATTTCAGGCGCAGTTTGTGCAGGAAGTGGAGGGCGGCTGA
- a CDS encoding FMN-dependent NADH-azoreductase encodes MSILLVTSSPRGAASHSTRIATELANKLLAADPSNTLVVRDLVANPLPHIDPDYSTGINTPAEARSQRQAEVVGVSDAVLDELFAADTIILATGFINFGISSTLKSWVDHVARSGKTFSYGEGGPKGLVNGKKVYIVLASGGIYSEGAAVQMDHAIPYLRGVLGFLGMTDVDVIRIEGVGMGPDAVDAAIAKASAKVNAVVAGTAGKQVAAAA; translated from the coding sequence ATGTCCATTCTTCTTGTCACCTCGAGCCCGCGCGGCGCCGCCTCGCACTCGACCCGCATCGCCACCGAGCTTGCCAACAAGCTGCTTGCCGCCGATCCGTCGAACACGCTTGTCGTGCGCGATCTCGTCGCCAATCCGCTGCCGCATATCGATCCCGACTATTCGACCGGCATCAACACGCCCGCCGAGGCGCGCAGCCAGCGCCAGGCCGAAGTCGTCGGCGTCTCCGACGCGGTGCTCGACGAGCTGTTCGCCGCCGACACCATCATCCTCGCCACCGGCTTCATCAACTTCGGCATCTCCTCGACCCTGAAGTCGTGGGTCGATCACGTCGCCCGTTCGGGAAAGACCTTCTCCTACGGCGAAGGCGGGCCGAAGGGTCTCGTCAACGGCAAGAAGGTCTATATCGTGCTCGCTTCCGGCGGCATCTATTCCGAGGGCGCGGCCGTGCAGATGGATCACGCCATCCCCTATCTGCGTGGCGTGCTCGGCTTCCTCGGCATGACCGATGTCGACGTCATCCGCATCGAAGGCGTCGGCATGGGCCCGGACGCCGTTGATGCCGCGATCGCCAAGGCGTCTGCCAAGGTCAACGCGGTGGTGGCCGGAACCGCCGGCAAGCAGGTTGCGGCAGCGGCGTAA